A genomic segment from Dermacentor silvarum isolate Dsil-2018 chromosome 11, BIME_Dsil_1.4, whole genome shotgun sequence encodes:
- the LOC119434079 gene encoding alpha-crystallin A chain, giving the protein MALFPLLGGNSRNYWGPSDLVRRIFDDDFGGSFLDGELFDPPYYHQRFYIQPRHQQPSNNASLAQQGTSVACTPDKFAIRVDTRNFTPEEISVKTQDNCVVIHGKHEEKSDDRGCYVKREFTRRYVLPEDVDPQTVKCHLQPNGLLALEAPRKNAPKEQPKAIPIQVQHEKASGDAKKK; this is encoded by the coding sequence ATGGCACTGTTTCCTCTTCTCGGCGGTAACAGCCGCAACTACTGGGGCCCTTCTGACCTGGTGAGGCGCATCTTCGACGATGATTTCGGCGGCTCGTTCCTGGACGGCGAGCTCTTCGACCCGCCGTACTACCACCAGCGTTTCTACATCCAGCCGCGCCACCAGCAGCCGTCCAACAACGCCAGCCTCGCCCAGCAGGGCACTTCTGTCGCCTGCACTCCGGACAAGTTTGCCATCCGCGTCGACACCCGGAACTTCACTCCGGAAGAGATCTCCGTCAAGACTCAGGACAACTGCGTCGTCATTCACGGCAAGCACGAGGAGAAGTCTGACGACCGCGGCTGCTACGTGAAACGAGAGTTCACCCGCCGCTACGTCCTGCCGGAAGACGTCGATCCTCAGACCGTCAAGTGTCACCTGCAGCCCAACGGATTGCTGGCTCTGGAAGCTCCACGCAAGAACGCTCCCAAGGAGCAGCCGAAGGCCATCCCGATCCAGGTACAGCACGAAAAAGCTAGCGGCGACGCCAAAAAGAAGTGA